Below is a genomic region from Syntrophorhabdales bacterium.
AGGTCAGAGGAATTGATGTGCGATAGTCCCGCTCTTCCAGCTTCTGCTGCCTGGAAACTTCTTTTCTTTTCTTCTTCAGGAATTCGAGAAACGCGTCCTGGCTTTTCTTCCCCACGCTAGCCACCGCTAAAACCGCTCCGCTCTAGGGCGCTGCGGGTGATGTCCCTGCGGAGCATTGAAAGTATGGGATAAGCTACTGTGCTTGTCAAGTCAAAAGCTGCCTGCGGTCGCCACGGGTGCGCTGGTGTCCGCAGATAGAGTATACTATGGCGCAAGGTGCCCAAATGAATATTGATTGTTGCAAGACTTGCACCATCCTCGTTGCTGCTTCATGCTTCATGCTCCTGGTGGCCTGCGCCACACCGTTTGAGAGAACTCTTAAGACTACCAGGGAAGACCCGGCCCTCATCGGCTCTCAATCCGCTCTTGTCGTAAAATCCCTGTCGGACGGGGCTTTTATTATCCAATCACATGCCGACCGATTCTTTATACCGGCTTCCAACATGAAACTTTTTACCACGGCCGCAGCCCTGGTGCTCCTGGGCCCTGAATTCCGTTACGCTACAAATCTCTATGTGGATGGAGAACCCATTGACGGGGTCATGTATGGCAATCTGGTCATCAGGGGTGTCGGCGATCCGACACTTTCAGGAAGATTCCATGCCCGGGGCGCGGATGAGATTTTCACCCAGTGGGCGGAGACCCTCCTGAACATGGGGGTCAGGGAAGTCAGAGGGAACATTGTAGGAGACGGGAGTCTCTTTGGCGGCGACTACCTGGGAGCAGGCTGGGCCTGGGACGATGAGGTCTACTGTTACTCAGCAGAAATCAGTGCGCTGTCGGTCAATGACAATTGCGTTGCCGTTTCCATTCGCCCGGGCACTAATGCCGGCGAACCTGCTCTGGTCTCTGTCGACGATCTGACAGGCCTGCTGCTGCTACGCACTCAGGCAGTTACTGCGGCCCAAGGCGAGGAGCCGAGTCTGCACGTCTCCCGGGAGCCCGGAAGCAATATCCTGACCGTCGCAGGTTCCATAGCAGCAGATGCTGCGGGCATGGAGTTCTTTGTCAGTATTCACAGGCCCGCGCTCTTTGCCGCAGCGCATCTCCAACGGGCATTGGAATCAAAAGGGATACGCGTTTCAGGAACCGCAACCGATCAGCAGTCCCTTCGGGAATCCTTTTCGTACGAGTCAACAAAGCTGGTTGCCTCATACACCTCTCCTCCTCTTCGGGAAATTATCACTCACATCAATAAGTCCAGCTCAAACCTTTATGCAGAACTGCTCTTCAGGACACTGGGAGAACGTTTTAGAGGAAACGGCTCGGCAAAGACAGCTGTCGAGGCTCTGAGAGAGATACTCACTAACATGTCAGTCCCGGCCGACTCCATTGTGGTGTATGATGGATCGGGCCTCTCCCGCATGAACCTGGTTACGCCTTCGGCTCTTACCGCCCTCCTTGAATACATGTACCGCCACGAGCATTTCTCTTATTTTCTCGCCTCCCTTCCGGTTTCGGGCGTCGACGGAACACTCAGCAAACGGATGCGGCACACCCCGGCCGGCGGCAGGATCTTTGCCAAAACAGGCAGCATGACCCATGTCCAGAACCTCTCCGGTTACCTGAAGGGTGGCCAAGGCGAGATGTATCTATTCTCCTTTCTTGTGAACAACTTCAGCGGATCCGCCGAGTCCGTGAGGCAGCTGCAGGACGCTCTCCTTGCCCGTCTGGTCGATCTGGCAAAGTGACGGGATCGACAGTGCGACTG
It encodes:
- the dacB gene encoding D-alanyl-D-alanine carboxypeptidase/D-alanyl-D-alanine-endopeptidase, with protein sequence MNIDCCKTCTILVAASCFMLLVACATPFERTLKTTREDPALIGSQSALVVKSLSDGAFIIQSHADRFFIPASNMKLFTTAAALVLLGPEFRYATNLYVDGEPIDGVMYGNLVIRGVGDPTLSGRFHARGADEIFTQWAETLLNMGVREVRGNIVGDGSLFGGDYLGAGWAWDDEVYCYSAEISALSVNDNCVAVSIRPGTNAGEPALVSVDDLTGLLLLRTQAVTAAQGEEPSLHVSREPGSNILTVAGSIAADAAGMEFFVSIHRPALFAAAHLQRALESKGIRVSGTATDQQSLRESFSYESTKLVASYTSPPLREIITHINKSSSNLYAELLFRTLGERFRGNGSAKTAVEALREILTNMSVPADSIVVYDGSGLSRMNLVTPSALTALLEYMYRHEHFSYFLASLPVSGVDGTLSKRMRHTPAGGRIFAKTGSMTHVQNLSGYLKGGQGEMYLFSFLVNNFSGSAESVRQLQDALLARLVDLAK